The Deinococcus puniceus genome segment GAAGGATGCTGCCGCTGGTGGTGCTGACGCTGCCGCAGCCAAAGCCAAAGAAGTGGCAGGCGACGTGAAAGCCGCCGTGACTGGAGCCGCCGATAAGGCCAAAGACGCCGCTGCTGACGTGGCTGCCGACGCCAACGATAAGGCCGGTGACGTGAAGGCCGACATGCAAAAAGAAGGCCGAAAGGCCGCTGATGCTATGCAGGACAAGGCGCAAGACGTGAAAGCCGACGCGGGCAAAGCGGTGGACGCTGCCAAAGACAAAGCGCAGGACGTGGCCGCAGGCGCTCAGAAGGCCGCAGACAACGCCCAGAACAAAGCCGCCGATGTGGCCGCCGACGCCAAAGCCAAAGCGAACGAAGTCAAGGCCGATGTGAAAGGCGCTGTGCAGGACGCTAAGAAGAGCTAATCACCCAGCACTTCGGTTGGATATCCCCTCTGCTCCGTAGGTGAGTGGAGGGGGTTCTTGTTTTGTGGGTGGCGTTTGGAAGGGCAATCGCTAAAGCTCACTCACCCCCTCCCCAGCCCTCCCCCCTCAAGGGGGCGGGAGCAAAACCACCACACCGCCACCCCAGATCGTCCCCGCCCAAATGCGTGTGAGGCCGTCGTCCACGCAGTGGGCGGGCCAATTCCATTTCAGAGGAAACTGGCAACTCCGCTTCAGATGAACGATGGGGCCGAGTCGGAACGCGACAAGATCACTCCTGCCTAGTGCAACGACAACTCCCCGCCCCCAAAGGGGTCAGGGGAGTGGGGGAAAACGTGGGAGCAACGTCAAATCCCATGACCCACAGCCTCGACAGCCACACACCGTAACCCCTGCCCCGCCCCTTTCCGGCCAACTTCGCTACACTGCGCCCATGACGCGCCGGAACACTCCAGACAGCGGCACGCAAACGCTAGACCGCACGACAACGCAGCGCCCGCGCCTTTACCGGGTCTTGCTCATCAATGACGATTACACCCCGATGGATTTCGTGGTGATGGTGCTGGAACGCTATTTCCGCAAGGGCGAGCAGGAAGCGGAATTGGTCATGCTGGCCGTGCATCACAAAGGGCGCGGCGTAGCGGGCGTGTATACCCGCGAGGTGGCCGAAACGAAGGTGGCGCAGGTGACGGCCCACGCGCGGCAGGACGGCTATCCGCTGATGCTGGTGGCCGAACCAGAGGGCCAAGATTCAGGAGGACAGCCATGATCGGAGATCAGTTGCAGGTAACGATTGGCCGCGCCGCCGACTATGCGCGGGAAGCTGGACACGAATACGTGACGCTGGAGCATTTGCTGCTGGCCCTGACCCATGACCCCGAAGGCCGCGAAGCACTGCTGGCGTTGGGCGCGAATGTGGACAGCTTGCGCGACAGGTTGCAACAGACGCTGGACACCTTTGAAGTGCTGCCCGCCGACGAATTAGACCCTGATGACAGCCCCGATTTCACCCTAGCCGTCCACCGCGTCGTGCAGGGCGCGGTGCTGCAACTGCACGCCAGCGGCAAAGGCAAGGAGGCCGCCGACGGAGCGCGGGTGCTGGTGGAACTCTTGGAAGAAGAAGACTCGCCCGCCCGCGCCGCGCTGGAGGCTCAGGGGATTACGCGGCTGGATATGCTGGGGTACGTGTCGCACGGCACGGCAAAGGTGGCGGGCCGAAGCCGCGAACGCCTGACTGCTGGCATAGATGGCCCCGCAGAAGCGCCAGCTGAAGACGCGCCCGTAGACCCACTCGAAGCCTTCACTACCGACCTCACTGCACAGGCCCGCGCCGGAGAATTTGACCCGGTGATAGGGCGCGACGCCGAATTGACGCGGGTGGTGCATGTGCTGGCGCGGCGCGGCAAAAACAATCCGGTGTTGGTGGGCGAACCCGGCGTGGGCAAAACGGCGCTGGCCGAAGGCTTGGCCCAGCGGATCGCAGATGGCAAAGCGCCCGGATTCCTGCGCGGCGCATCGGTGTACGCGCTGGATTTGGGGGCGCTGCTGGCAGGCACGCGCTACCGGGGGGACTTCGAGCAGCGGCTAAAGGGCGTGCTGGCCGCACTGGACGGTCAGAACGCGGTGCTATTTGTAGACGAACTGCATACGGTGGTGGGGGCCGGAGCCACCGAGGGCGGCAGCATGGACGCCGCCAACCTCCTCAAACCCGCACTGGCACGCGGCAAACTGCGGCTGATGGGGGCCACCACGCCCGCCGAACTGCGTCACCTCGAAAAAGATCGGGCACTGTGGCGGCGCTTTCAACCGGTAGATGTGCCGGAGCCGTCCGAGGCCGACGCCATCGCCATTTTGCGGGGCCTCGCTCCCAAGTACGCCGCCCACCACAAAGTCACCTATTCCGATGCTGGCCTAGACGCCGCTGTGCGCCTGAGTGCGCGACACTTGCGTGACCGCTTCCTGCCCGACAAGGCCATAGACGTGATTGATGAGGCGGGCGCGGCGCGGTCTTCTGTCGGCACTGGTGGCGAGATTGCCGAAGCCGACATAGAGGCGACGGTGGCGCGAATGGCCCGCGTGCCAGTGGGCGCGGTGAAGGCCGAAGAAATCCAGTCGTTGGCGACGCTGGAAGCCGATTTGGGCAAGCGGGTGCTGGGGCAAGCAGCGGCGGTAACGGCTGTGGCCAGCGCCGTCAAACTGGCCCGCGCTGGCCTGCGCGATCCGCAGAAGCCTCAGGCGGCGTTTCTGTTTGCTGGCCCCACCGGAGTCGGCAAAACCGAACTGGCCCGCGCCCTCGCGGAGCGCCTCGGCGTGCATCTGGCCCGTTTCGACATGAGCGAGTATCAGGAAGCGCATACCGTGGCCCGCCTGATCGGTGCGCCTCCCGGCTACGTGGGCTTCGATCAGGGCGGCCTGCTGACCGATGCCGTCGCCAAAAATCCGAACGCGGTGGTGTTGCTGGACGAAATCGAGAAGGCGCACCCCGACATCTACAACCTGTTCCTGCAATTGATGGATCACGGCACGCTGACCGACCACACGGGCAAAAAGGTGGACGGGCGCGGCCTGCTGGTGATCTTTACGACCAATGCCGGAGCCGCCGACGCCAGCCGTCCGGGGTTGGGATTCTCGCAAGTGTCCCGCACGGGCGAGAGTGCCGAGGCCGTGAAGCGCACCTTCAGCCCCGAATTCCGTAACCGCCTTGACGCCGTGCTACACTTTTCGCCGCTGGCCCCCGAAATTATGGCGGGCGTGGTGGACAAGTTCCTGCGCGAGCTGACCGCACAACTGCTGGAGCGGAACGTGGCCCTGACCGTCACGCCCGCCGCCCGCGCCTTGCTAGCAAAACAGGGGTACGACCCGCAGATGGGCGCACGCCCGCTGGCCCGCGTGATCGAGCAGAAGCTGAAGCGCCCGCTGGCCGACGAACTGTTGTTTGGACGCTTGAAAGGCGGCGGCAAGGTGACGGTGGGGGCAAGTGGCGAGACGCTGACCTTCAAGTGACGTAAGCATGATTGCTTGCCCGCTGTTGCTGTGGCCCGCACTTCTGCAATGATGCGCCCATGACTTTGCTGCCCACCAATTCAGAACAAGTATCCATTCGGGGCCGCCGCCCCCGCGACCTGCCCACGCTGCGGCGCTGGCTGACCGACCCGCAGGCGCAGTGGCGCGAGTGGGACGCGCCGTATTTTCACGCGGTCAGTACGACGGAAACGATGAATGCCTACGTAGACCAATTGGCGGTCACTCCGCCCCGTCCCGATGAGCGCGTGATTGACGTGGGCGGCGTGTGCATCGGCATGGTCAACCGCTCCGAGGAAGCTCCGGCGGGCGGCGGCTGGTGGGATTTGGGCATTCTGGTGTACGACCCGGCGCACTGGGGGCGCGGCGTAGGCACGCGGGCGCTGGGGCTATGGGTCACGGCCACCTTCGAGGAAACCAACGCCCATGTCGTCACGTTTACCACATGGAGCGGCAACGAGCGCATGATCCGGGCGGCCCTGCGCTTAGGTTTCCGGGAAGCAGGCCGGGTGCGGGAAGCGCGTGTAGTCGGGGGCCAACGCTACGACAGCGTGCGGCTGGACATGCTGTGCTCTGATTGGGAGAGGGCAAACCGGGAACGACATGAGCGCCAAGCCTGAAAAAGTACCCCTGAACCCCGCCGGATTCTTGGCGACCCAAGACCTGAAGGAGCGCGGTTGGACGGCGGCCCTGATCGCCAAATTTTTGGGCACGCACGACGGCACGCGGCCCAACGGCCTGAAAATGGGCCGCCGCAAACTCCCCCCGGTAAAGCTGTATGCCGAAGCGAGGGTAGAGGAAGCCGAGCGCGACGAGAACTTTTTGATCGGTCAAGCCCGCGCCGCCGACGCCCGCGAACGGGCCGAAAAAGCCAAGGCTGCCCGAACGCAAGCCCGCGCCGCGCTGTTGGAAGCCGCCGCCAGCAGTTACCGCCCCACCATTCACCCCGAACCGCTGAGAAAGGGCGCGGTGAAGAAGGCCCGCGAGCCGTATCTGCCCAAACTGGAAGAACTTCAGGCCCGCTTAGAGGCTGAGATCGGCAAGGTCAGTGCTGCGGAATCGGCCACACTTGCTGGCCTGCTGCGGGCAAGATTAGATACTGCTTTGGCCGCCGCCTACGACTGGTATCCCGACCCAGCCGCCAAGAAGCCTGAGCCGGAAGCCAAGTCGGGCAAAGCTGGGAAAGCCAAAGCGAGCGACTGGCGCAAGTGGGACTGGGATTGAGCCTGTTTCAGTTGCCCAACGTGGCCGTGACCGTGAAATTGACCGGGTCAAGCACCACACGGGGCCAAGGATTGGCAGTTCTGGCGGCCCGGATTTCGATGGTCACAGGAGAGGTCAGGTCGAAGCGTTGCGGCGTGACCAGCCCGCGCACCAGCAGCGGCTGAGGCGGCTTGCCCGCCTGCGTCATGGTCACGGTCACGGCATTGACCTCCTCGGTCAAGACGTCTGGCACGCCCTGAACCGGATCGGCAGTCAACAGGCCGGGCTCCGGCATCCGCACCCGCAAGTCGGCGTAATAGGACAGCAGCAAGGCTTCGTCGGCAAAGGTTTGAAGGGCGTCGGTCAGGCTCGCGGCCCGCACGGTCACTGTCTGGCCGTCATACACGATCTTCAGGGCTGGACAGTCCAGCGTGTAGCCACCCCCTCGCCCACCTCCTGAGCCGTCTGCTGCGCCCCAGATCAAAAATCCCCCATCGCCCACACGGGGCTGGGCCGCGCAGATGGTGGCCGAATCGACGGAAGACAGCAGATCGGGGGTCTCCTGAAGCCGCGCTGCGGGAGCGCAGGCCGACAGAACCTGTAAAACGAGTGGGAGCAGGACAAGGCGAACGACTCCAAAACGGTGGGTCATGGGTGGGCCTCCTGCATCAGATCGTACCCGCCGCCGACGCCGTTGACCAGAGACTTCAGGCAAAGAAAAAATCAGTGGGCCAGAAGCCGAAGCCCCAGCCCACCGACTCTCCGCAGAGGGTCTACTTCAGCAGTTCCAGCGCCTTCTTCACTTGGGCGTCGGCCACGATGTCCACGCTGGCCTCTCCCTGCACGGTGCTGCGGGTGGGGCGCTTGACCTCGCCCGTGTAGGTAAACTTGCCGTCTTTGTCGGCGGTCACGGTCACAGGCTTGCCCGCCACCGTCAGGGTCAGTTTGCTACCTGCCGCGATGCCGCCGCCGCTGAAGTTCAGGGGGGTGACGTAGCGGGTGTCCTTGACGATCACGTCGGGCGTGATGCCTTTCTTGTGAATCTCACGGCCACGCGGCGTCAACCACGCGCTGTTCACGATAGCGACTTTGCCGCCGTCAACGGTGGTGATCGGAATCTGGGCCACGCCCTTGCCGAAGGTCTGCTCGCCCACGATGGTGGCGCGTTTTTCGTCCTGCAATGCGCCGCTGACCACTTCGCTGGCGCTGGCGCTGTTCTTGTTGACCAGCACGATCAATTTGCCTGTGTAGTCGGAGTTGCGCTTGGCGGCTTTGCCATACACGGTGGTTTTGCCGTTGCGCTCGCGCAGGCTCACGATGTTGCCCGTCTGCAGGAACTGGTCGGCCACGTCTACGCCCGCACTCAGCAGGCCGCCGCCGTTGTCCCGCAAATCGAGGATCAACTTGGTCACGTTCTTCTTCTTCATGTTGGCCACAGCGGCCCGGAACTGCTCGCTGGCTTTCTCGTTGTAAAAAGTGTTCAGGGCGATATAACCGACGTTGCCGGGCAACATGGTTTCTTCCACGCTGACGATCACGACGGGCTGGCGCTCCATCTTCACGTTGTAAGTCTTGCCGTCGCGGGCAAAGGTCACGTTGACGAAGGTTCCCTTGGTGCCGCGTACCAGCCGCACAATTTCATCGAGCTTGCTGGTCAGCACGTCCTTGTCACCGATCTTGACGAACACATCACCGATCTGGACGCCGTTGGCTGCCGCCGCGCCATTCTTGTACACGTTGTCGATTTTGCCGCCCGTGCCGTCAGCGTTGGCGGCCACCAGCGTCACACCGATGCCGTAGAATTCGCCGCTCAGGTTCTGCTGGTCTACGACGTTGTTGGCGGGTTCGCTGTAGTAGGTGAATTCGTCGTTGAGGCTGCCGAGTGCGCCGTTGATCGCGCCGCGCAGGAGCTTTTCTTGGTCTACCGGGTACAGGTAATACTGGTTCAGGTCGCCGATGACCTGAAGGAGCGTCTTGCCCGTGGCCGTTTTAGTGAGGTCGGATTGCGTATAGCCGCCCAGTTGCGCGTAGGCAACGGCGGCAGTGGCAGCGAGCGTTCCGGCCACGATGGTCAAGCGTTTTGCATTCACAGGCTCAGGATAGTGCGTGCGGGTGAAGGGCATTTGAGGCCGAAGTTACCAGCTGACGCGCCTTCATGAGTTTGAATTCACGGTTAAGTGAAGAGGGTGGGCTATGCTGCTGCGCGAGCATGACTTCATTCTTCCTCTTAACGCTGCCCAGCATCCTTGTTGCCGGGGAACGCGCATGATCGATTTCAAACACGTCACCCTTGAGTACCCCGTGACCCGCACGCTGGCCCTCGACGACGTGAGTTTGCATGTCGGCAAAGGCGAATTCGTGTATCTGGTGGGCCATTCCGGGGCCGGAAAGAGCAGTTTTATGAATCTGGTGCTGAAACGGGCGCTGCCCAGCAAAGGAGAAGTGCGTGTGGCAGGCGAGGCGCTGGCCCGCTACCGGGGAGGCCGCACGGCCCTCCTGCGCCGCCGCATGGGTACCGTGTTTCAGGAAAACCTGTTGCTGCCGCACCTGAACGCCTACGACAACGTGGCCTTCGCCCTGCGCGTGACCGGGGTGGCGCAGCGGGAATGGCCTGCACGGGTCACGACGGCGCTGCGGACAGTGGGACTGGAACACAAAAAGTACGCGCTGCCGCTGCAACTGTCTCAAGGCGAGCAACAGCGGGTGGCGATTGCCCGCGCCATCGTGTCCGATCCGCCGCTGCTGCTGGCCGACGAACCCACCGGAAACCTAGACCCCGACAACAGCCGGGAGGTACTGAAGGTGCTGCAAAACGTGAACTTGCGGGGCACGACGGTGGTGGTGGCGACCCACGCCCGCGACCTCGTGGAAACCTTCCGGCACCGCACCCTGACGCTACGGAAGGGCAAGCTGGTACGCGACGATCCCTACGGCGGGTACGCGCTGTGAGCTACCACTTCCGGCAAGCTCTCGTCGCCATGCGCGGCAACTTTACCGCCACCCTCGCCACCCTCATGACCATGACCCTGACCCTGCTGATGCTGGGCTTCGTGCTGCTGCTGACGCTGAACGTGAACCGCACACTGGAACAGCTGGAATCTCAGGTGGAGGTGGCGGCCTTCTTGAACACGGGCACCGACGGCGCGGCGTTGCTGCGGCAGGTGCAAGGCTTTCCGCAGGTGCGCGAGGCCCGCTTGGTCAGCAGTGAACAGGTGCTGGAGGAAATGACGCGCGACTCTCCGTATGCCCGCGACGCCGTGGCACTGGTGGGCAATCCCTTTCCGACCACCCTGCGGATGCGGGTAGGGCGCGTAGAAGATTCGCGGGTGGTGGCCTCTGCCGTAGCGCGGTTACCGGGCGTGCAGGACGTGGAATACGGCGCGGGTTACGTCGACCCCACCGTGCGGGCGCTGACCGCCATTCGGGCCGCCGGATACGGGCTGGTGGGTCTGCTGCTGCTGGGCACGCTGTTTAACATTTTGAATGCCGTGCGCGTCGCCATGTATGCCCGCCGCAACGAAATCAGTGTGATGCGCCTGCTGGGGGCCACACGCGGCTTTATCCGCATGCCGCACGTGATCGAGGGCGTGCTGCTGGGGGTGCTGGCCGGAGCGGTGGCGCTGGCAATACTCACGCCCGCTTACTTCGGGTTGGCCCGCCGCGTGCAACTGCTGGCCCCCGTGTTCCCGGTGGTGACTGACCCCGCCACCCTGACCCCGATTCTGGGGGGTGTGGCGCTGCTGGGCATCACGATTGGCCTGCTGG includes the following:
- a CDS encoding GNAT family N-acetyltransferase gives rise to the protein MTLLPTNSEQVSIRGRRPRDLPTLRRWLTDPQAQWREWDAPYFHAVSTTETMNAYVDQLAVTPPRPDERVIDVGGVCIGMVNRSEEAPAGGGWWDLGILVYDPAHWGRGVGTRALGLWVTATFEETNAHVVTFTTWSGNERMIRAALRLGFREAGRVREARVVGGQRYDSVRLDMLCSDWERANRERHERQA
- a CDS encoding AAA family ATPase, yielding MIGDQLQVTIGRAADYAREAGHEYVTLEHLLLALTHDPEGREALLALGANVDSLRDRLQQTLDTFEVLPADELDPDDSPDFTLAVHRVVQGAVLQLHASGKGKEAADGARVLVELLEEEDSPARAALEAQGITRLDMLGYVSHGTAKVAGRSRERLTAGIDGPAEAPAEDAPVDPLEAFTTDLTAQARAGEFDPVIGRDAELTRVVHVLARRGKNNPVLVGEPGVGKTALAEGLAQRIADGKAPGFLRGASVYALDLGALLAGTRYRGDFEQRLKGVLAALDGQNAVLFVDELHTVVGAGATEGGSMDAANLLKPALARGKLRLMGATTPAELRHLEKDRALWRRFQPVDVPEPSEADAIAILRGLAPKYAAHHKVTYSDAGLDAAVRLSARHLRDRFLPDKAIDVIDEAGAARSSVGTGGEIAEADIEATVARMARVPVGAVKAEEIQSLATLEADLGKRVLGQAAAVTAVASAVKLARAGLRDPQKPQAAFLFAGPTGVGKTELARALAERLGVHLARFDMSEYQEAHTVARLIGAPPGYVGFDQGGLLTDAVAKNPNAVVLLDEIEKAHPDIYNLFLQLMDHGTLTDHTGKKVDGRGLLVIFTTNAGAADASRPGLGFSQVSRTGESAEAVKRTFSPEFRNRLDAVLHFSPLAPEIMAGVVDKFLRELTAQLLERNVALTVTPAARALLAKQGYDPQMGARPLARVIEQKLKRPLADELLFGRLKGGGKVTVGASGETLTFK
- a CDS encoding cell division protein FtsX, which translates into the protein MSYHFRQALVAMRGNFTATLATLMTMTLTLLMLGFVLLLTLNVNRTLEQLESQVEVAAFLNTGTDGAALLRQVQGFPQVREARLVSSEQVLEEMTRDSPYARDAVALVGNPFPTTLRMRVGRVEDSRVVASAVARLPGVQDVEYGAGYVDPTVRALTAIRAAGYGLVGLLLLGTLFNILNAVRVAMYARRNEISVMRLLGATRGFIRMPHVIEGVLLGVLAGAVALAILTPAYFGLARRVQLLAPVFPVVTDPATLTPILGGVALLGITIGLLGSLFASRRYLQELE
- the clpS gene encoding ATP-dependent Clp protease adapter ClpS is translated as MTRRNTPDSGTQTLDRTTTQRPRLYRVLLINDDYTPMDFVVMVLERYFRKGEQEAELVMLAVHHKGRGVAGVYTREVAETKVAQVTAHARQDGYPLMLVAEPEGQDSGGQP
- a CDS encoding S41 family peptidase, which gives rise to MNAKRLTIVAGTLAATAAVAYAQLGGYTQSDLTKTATGKTLLQVIGDLNQYYLYPVDQEKLLRGAINGALGSLNDEFTYYSEPANNVVDQQNLSGEFYGIGVTLVAANADGTGGKIDNVYKNGAAAANGVQIGDVFVKIGDKDVLTSKLDEIVRLVRGTKGTFVNVTFARDGKTYNVKMERQPVVIVSVEETMLPGNVGYIALNTFYNEKASEQFRAAVANMKKKNVTKLILDLRDNGGGLLSAGVDVADQFLQTGNIVSLRERNGKTTVYGKAAKRNSDYTGKLIVLVNKNSASASEVVSGALQDEKRATIVGEQTFGKGVAQIPITTVDGGKVAIVNSAWLTPRGREIHKKGITPDVIVKDTRYVTPLNFSGGGIAAGSKLTLTVAGKPVTVTADKDGKFTYTGEVKRPTRSTVQGEASVDIVADAQVKKALELLK
- the ftsE gene encoding cell division ATP-binding protein FtsE gives rise to the protein MIDFKHVTLEYPVTRTLALDDVSLHVGKGEFVYLVGHSGAGKSSFMNLVLKRALPSKGEVRVAGEALARYRGGRTALLRRRMGTVFQENLLLPHLNAYDNVAFALRVTGVAQREWPARVTTALRTVGLEHKKYALPLQLSQGEQQRVAIARAIVSDPPLLLADEPTGNLDPDNSREVLKVLQNVNLRGTTVVVATHARDLVETFRHRTLTLRKGKLVRDDPYGGYAL